Proteins encoded by one window of Cydia fagiglandana chromosome Z, ilCydFagi1.1, whole genome shotgun sequence:
- the LOC134678405 gene encoding myrosinase 1-like gives MGLDFYRFSINWARLLPTGFANKISADGWRYYGDLISGLRARSIAPVVTLYHWELPQSLQDLGGWANPLSVEWFADYARVVFSLYADQVDTWITINEPIYACEPAYRGIVAPGLVNEVGALLCSKYILLAHAAAYRIYEEEFKPKYGGEVSVANHEFWFEPKTEADLDITVLARDYAFTRFSYPIYSAEGGWPPLLEAFMEKKSKSEGYPRSKLPAFTPEEIQLLKGSYDFFGINHYTSRTVRAALPGEEIGAFSVDGFDEIDAVLESRPEWGSGLGWLKINPEGLRNVLNRIKQQYGDIKIMITENGFSDFSTDLNDIGRIEYYKSYLEQVLLAINEDKVNVVGYTAWSLLDNFEWNSGYQSHFGMHAVDFSDPRRTRTPKASAGYYKSVAVAKSLDVGNFTQWRS, from the exons ATGGGACTGGATTTCTACAG ATTCTCCATAAATTGGGCTCGGCTCCTTCCAACGGGGTTCGCTAACAAGATCAGCGCAGACGGTTGGCGCTACTACGGGGATCTGATCTCCGGACTGCGCGCGCGCAGCATCGCGCCTGTAGTTACGCTGTACCATTGGGAACTGCCGCAAAGCCTGCAAGACCTCG GAGGCTGGGCGAACCCCCTGTCGGTGGAGTGGTTCGCGGACTACGCGCGTGTGGTCTTCAGTCTGTACGCCGACCAGGTGGACACCTGGATCACCATCAACGAACCCATCTACGCGTGTGAACCTGCTTACAG AGGCATTGTAGCCCCAGGACTTGTGAACGAGGTGGGGGCGCTGCTGTGCTCTAAGTACATCTTGCTTGCGCACGCGGCGGCCTACAGGATTTATGAAGAGGAGTTCAAACCTAAATATGGCG GTGAAGTGTCCGTTGCCAACCACGAGTTCTGGTTCGAGCCGAAAACTGAAGCAGACCTGGATATAACAGTATTGGCCAGAGACTACGCG ttcACCCGCTTCTCTTACCCCATATATTCAGCCGAAGGGGGCTGGCCGCCGCTGCTAGAAGCATTTATGGAAAAAAAGAGTAAATCGGAGGGATACCCTCGGTCCAAACTGCCTGCGTTTACTCCAGAAGAAATCCAACTGCTGAAAG GTTCGTACGACTTTTTCGGCATAAACCACTACACTTCGAGGACGGTTCGAGCTGCGCTGCCTGGTGAAGAAATAGGGGCGTTTTCAGTGGACGGATTCGATGAAATCGATGCTGTACTCGAGAGTAGACCCGAGTGGGGATCTGGACTGGGTTGGCTCAAA aTTAACCCAGAAGGTCTCAGGAACGTGCTGAACCGGATCAAACAACAGTATGGAGATATTAAGATCATGATCACAGAAAATGGATTCTCTGATTTTAGTACAGACTTGAATGACATTGGACGAATCGAGTACTATAAAAGCTATTTAGAACAG GTGCTGCTGGCTATAAACGAAGATAAAGTGAACGTGGTGGGATATACGGCGTGGTCGCTCCTTGACAACTTCGAGTGGAACTCTGGCTATCa GTCACACTTCGGTATGCACGCGGTAGATTTCTCGGACCCCCGTCGCACGCGCACCCCTAAAGCATCGGCGGGGTACTACAAGAGCGTCGCGGTTGCAAAATCTTTAGACGTAGGGAATTTTACCCAGTGGCGTAGTTAG